In Odocoileus virginianus isolate 20LAN1187 ecotype Illinois unplaced genomic scaffold, Ovbor_1.2 Unplaced_Contig_10, whole genome shotgun sequence, the following are encoded in one genomic region:
- the LOC110132799 gene encoding LOW QUALITY PROTEIN: DNA repair nuclease/redox regulator APEX1-like (The sequence of the model RefSeq protein was modified relative to this genomic sequence to represent the inferred CDS: inserted 1 base in 1 codon; substituted 1 base at 1 genomic stop codon) encodes MPKCGEKGSVVEDAEEPKTESEAKKSKAGAKKNEREAVGEGAVLYEDPPNQKTSPSGKSATLKICSWNVGGLQAWIKKKGLDWVKEEAPDILCLQETKCSENKLPVELQELSGLSHQYWSAPSDKEGCSGVGLLSRQCPLKVSYGIGEEEHDQEGRVIVAEYDVFVLVTAYVPNAGRGLVRLEYHQRRDEAFRKFLKGLASRKPLVLCGDLNVAHEELDLCNPKGNKKNAGFTPQERQGFGXLLQAVPLTDSFRHLYPNTAYAYTFWTYMMNAXSKNVGWHLDYFLLSQSLLPALCDSKIHSKALGSDHCPITLYLAL; translated from the exons ATGCCgaaatgtggggaaaagggaTCAGTGGTCGAAGACGCAGAAGAGCCCAAGACTGAGTCAGAGGCGAAGAAGAGTAAGGCAGGAgcgaaaaagaatgaaagagaggcCGTAGGAGAGGGTGCAGTTCTATATGAAGACCCCCCAAATCAGAAAACCTCACCCAGTGGCAAATCAGCCACACTCAAGATCTGCTCGTGGAATGTGGGTGGGCTTCAAGCCTGGATTAAGAAGAAAGGTTTAGATTGGGTAAAGGAAGAAGCCCCAGACATTCTGTGCCTCCAAGAGACCAAATGTTCAGAGAACAAACTACCAGTTGAACTTCAAGAACTGTCTGGATTATCCCATCAGTACTGGTCAGCTCCTTCAGACAAGGAAGGGTGCAGTGGTGTGGGCCTCCTCTCCCGCCAGTGCCCACTCAAAGTCTCTTATGGCATTGGTGAGGAAGAACATGATCAGGAAGGCCGAGTGATTGTTGCTGAATATGATGTATTTGTGCTGGTGACAGCCTATGTGCCTAATGCAGGCCGAGGTCTGGTGCGCCTGGAGTATCACCAGCGCAGGGATGAAGCCTTTCGCAAATTCCTGAAGGGTCTGGCATCCCGCAAGCCCCTTGTGCTATGTGGGGACCTCAACGTGGCTCATGAAGAACTTGACCTTTGCAAcccaaagggaaataaaaagaatgctGGCTTCACTCCACAAGAGCGGCAGGGCTTTG AATTGCTGCAGGCTGTGCCACTCACTGACAGTTTCCGGCACCTCTACCCCAACACAGCCTATGCCTACACCTTTTGGACCTATATGATGAATGCGTGATCCAAAAACGTTGGTTGGCACCTTGATTATTTTTTGTTATCTCAGTCTCTGTTGCCTGCATTGTGTGACAGTAAAATCCATTCCAAGGCTCTGGGCAGTGACCACTGTCCCATTACCCTATACCTAGCTCTGTGA